From the Natrarchaeobaculum aegyptiacum genome, one window contains:
- a CDS encoding gamma carbonic anhydrase family protein, translating to MDDSRTYAFEGTTPTIDDTAAVSRDAVLVGDVEIDAEASVWPGVVCRGDVDPVRIGRYTHVGDNATIHASSLADRVMVGHGAVLNEAGVGEGALVGFNATVNAGATVGAQSVVAAGTVIPDDYEVPAESFVRGVPAEITPLEETTIDPESIFEEYATGEYTDLASRHEELFE from the coding sequence ATGGACGATAGTCGAACCTACGCCTTCGAGGGTACGACCCCGACGATCGACGACACGGCGGCGGTGAGCCGGGACGCCGTCCTCGTCGGTGACGTCGAGATCGACGCCGAGGCGAGCGTCTGGCCGGGCGTCGTCTGCCGCGGCGACGTCGACCCGGTCCGGATCGGCCGCTACACGCACGTCGGCGACAACGCCACGATCCACGCCTCGAGTCTCGCCGACCGGGTGATGGTCGGCCACGGCGCGGTGCTCAACGAAGCCGGCGTCGGCGAGGGCGCGCTGGTCGGATTCAACGCGACCGTCAACGCCGGCGCGACCGTCGGCGCGCAGTCGGTCGTCGCCGCGGGAACCGTCATCCCCGACGACTACGAGGTTCCAGCCGAGTCGTTCGTCCGCGGCGTCCCCGCAGAGATCACCCCGCTCGAGGAGACGACGATCGATCCCGAGTCGATCTTCGAAGAGTACGCCACGGGAGAGTACACCGACCTCGCGAGTCGACACGAGGAGCTGTTCGAGTAG
- a CDS encoding DUF362 domain-containing protein: MEFPDRAHLESVVDDHELPGFARVAYEPETETLENLRERVREAVVELSLSELERGSTVAVGVGSRGIHGLADYVREVIDALADRGLEPVIVPAMGSHGGATPEGQREVLESLGVTEAAMGAPIDARMAVEEVGAVTVGDTPTPVYVSRAALEADALLVVNRVKPHTNFTGRLESGLCKMTVVGLGKREGANAFHSTAIAEGYVPTLEALLSVVRDALPLRGGVAIVENADEETAQIEGVRADGFESREPELLEAARREMATLPFDDLDLLVVDEIGKEISGAGMDTNVIGRYRVLNAPDPENPDVDLIYVRGLTDETHGNGNGIGLADLTRQSAIDQLDLEQTYTNAVTSGSLAKATLPVVAPDDELAVHIALGALGGYDPERARIVRIRNTTDLSELHVSEALLEDADTSADLEVLEREQLVFEDGTMRFVPR, encoded by the coding sequence ATGGAGTTTCCCGACCGGGCCCACCTCGAGTCCGTCGTCGACGACCACGAGTTGCCGGGTTTCGCCCGCGTCGCTTACGAACCCGAGACGGAGACACTCGAGAACCTGCGCGAACGGGTCAGGGAGGCCGTCGTGGAACTGTCTCTGTCGGAACTCGAGCGCGGGTCGACGGTGGCAGTCGGCGTCGGTAGCCGCGGGATTCACGGGCTGGCCGACTACGTCCGCGAGGTGATCGACGCGCTCGCAGACCGCGGGCTCGAGCCGGTGATCGTCCCGGCGATGGGGAGTCACGGCGGTGCGACGCCGGAGGGACAGCGCGAGGTGCTCGAATCACTGGGGGTGACCGAAGCGGCGATGGGTGCACCGATCGACGCCCGGATGGCTGTCGAGGAGGTCGGGGCGGTTACGGTCGGGGACACGCCGACGCCGGTGTACGTCTCGCGAGCCGCCCTCGAGGCCGACGCACTCCTCGTTGTCAACCGGGTGAAACCGCACACGAACTTCACCGGCCGACTCGAGAGTGGCCTCTGTAAAATGACCGTGGTCGGCCTCGGAAAGCGAGAGGGGGCGAACGCCTTCCACTCGACGGCGATCGCGGAGGGGTACGTGCCGACGCTCGAGGCGCTCTTGTCGGTCGTCCGGGACGCGCTCCCCCTGCGTGGCGGCGTCGCTATCGTCGAGAACGCCGACGAGGAGACCGCCCAAATCGAGGGGGTCCGTGCCGACGGGTTCGAGAGCCGCGAGCCCGAGTTGCTCGAGGCCGCTCGTCGGGAGATGGCCACCTTGCCGTTCGACGACCTCGACCTGCTCGTCGTCGACGAGATCGGCAAGGAAATCTCTGGGGCGGGGATGGACACGAACGTCATCGGTCGCTACCGCGTTCTCAACGCGCCCGATCCGGAGAACCCCGACGTCGACCTGATCTACGTCCGCGGGCTGACCGACGAGACCCACGGCAACGGGAACGGGATCGGACTGGCCGACCTCACCCGGCAGTCGGCGATCGATCAGCTCGACCTCGAGCAGACGTACACGAACGCGGTAACCAGCGGCTCGCTCGCCAAGGCGACCCTGCCGGTGGTCGCTCCAGACGACGAACTCGCGGTCCACATCGCCCTCGGCGCACTGGGCGGCTACGACCCCGAACGCGCACGGATCGTCCGGATCAGGAACACGACGGACCTCTCCGAACTGCACGTCTCGGAGGCGCTGCTCGAGGACGCCGACACCAGTGCCGACCTCGAGGTCCTTGAACGCGAGCAACTGGTCTTCGAGGACGGGACGATGCGATTCGTCCCGCGATAG
- a CDS encoding enoyl-CoA hydratase/isomerase family protein: MSERTADNGRASLEIADGVATVRLTDPDRRNAFSPELGEDVLAAFLEIDERDDVSAVVLTASGPVFCAGLDLEVLQGDDSDRREYLFELLGAVTEWCSWSDRPVIVAADGPAPGAGAILIDSCDLRVGSEDVTMWWPEVAFGLAGQTIAARLVRQVGWPKATELMLLADEAELDAEAARDLGLLNRVVPGDEVEETAREMAAVIAEHDRAHDNVASHLQAIQHAREELIGSSVPYANWLGRDLRRVLEE, encoded by the coding sequence ATGTCGGAACGAACCGCGGACAACGGTCGAGCGTCCCTCGAGATCGCCGACGGCGTCGCCACCGTCCGACTCACCGATCCCGACCGCCGAAACGCGTTCTCGCCGGAACTCGGCGAGGACGTCCTCGCTGCGTTTCTCGAGATCGACGAGCGCGACGACGTCTCGGCGGTCGTCCTGACGGCGTCGGGCCCGGTCTTCTGTGCTGGCCTCGACCTCGAGGTTCTCCAGGGTGACGACTCCGACCGCCGGGAGTACCTGTTCGAACTGCTCGGTGCGGTGACCGAGTGGTGTTCGTGGAGCGATCGGCCGGTGATCGTCGCCGCCGACGGGCCGGCACCCGGTGCGGGAGCGATCCTGATCGACTCCTGTGACCTCCGGGTCGGGAGCGAGGACGTCACGATGTGGTGGCCGGAGGTCGCCTTCGGCCTCGCCGGACAGACGATCGCCGCGCGCCTCGTCAGACAGGTGGGCTGGCCGAAGGCGACCGAATTGATGCTGCTCGCGGACGAGGCGGAACTCGACGCCGAAGCGGCCAGGGATCTGGGATTGCTCAACCGGGTCGTCCCCGGCGACGAGGTCGAAGAGACGGCGCGGGAGATGGCAGCCGTTATCGCCGAGCACGACCGCGCACACGACAACGTCGCCTCCCACCTGCAGGCGATCCAGCACGCCCGCGAGGAACTGATCGGCTCGAGCGTGCCCTACGCGAACTGGCTGGGTCGCGATCTGCGCCGGGTTCTCGAGGAGTGA
- a CDS encoding SDR family NAD(P)-dependent oxidoreductase, with amino-acid sequence MDLGIDDRTAVVTGGAGRIGRADCKTLADEGANVVVLDVDADGASTVADEINEEADGGDALALECDLTDREDVAASMEAVREEFGGVDILVNNAAMVDARSRIADYDDDVWERDVEINLTGTYNISREVFPRMCERGWGRVINMSSMAGWYGGFGQLSYSATKSAMIGLGRTMALEGAQSGVTSNVIAPNIVVSDFAELSPEALRENVDPYFARIAEATPMRHLGTEQDVADMVAYLSSERASYVTGQVVGVTGGVDLFSF; translated from the coding sequence ATGGATCTTGGAATCGACGATCGGACCGCCGTCGTCACCGGCGGAGCCGGCCGAATCGGACGTGCAGATTGCAAAACGCTCGCTGACGAAGGGGCCAACGTCGTCGTCCTCGACGTCGACGCCGACGGCGCGAGTACCGTCGCCGACGAGATCAACGAGGAGGCCGACGGCGGTGACGCACTGGCCCTCGAGTGTGATCTCACCGATCGGGAGGACGTCGCCGCCTCGATGGAAGCCGTCCGTGAGGAGTTCGGCGGCGTCGACATCCTCGTGAACAACGCGGCGATGGTCGACGCGCGCTCGCGGATCGCCGACTACGACGACGACGTCTGGGAACGCGACGTCGAGATCAACCTCACCGGCACCTACAACATCAGCCGGGAGGTGTTCCCGCGGATGTGCGAACGCGGCTGGGGCCGGGTCATCAACATGTCCTCGATGGCCGGCTGGTACGGCGGCTTCGGCCAGCTCTCGTACTCGGCGACGAAATCCGCGATGATCGGACTCGGCCGGACGATGGCCCTCGAGGGGGCCCAGTCGGGGGTCACCTCGAACGTGATCGCGCCGAACATCGTCGTCAGCGACTTCGCAGAGCTCAGCCCAGAAGCGTTGCGCGAGAACGTCGACCCCTACTTCGCCCGGATCGCGGAGGCGACGCCGATGCGCCACCTCGGGACCGAACAGGACGTCGCGGACATGGTCGCCTACCTCAGTTCCGAGCGGGCCTCCTACGTGACCGGACAGGTCGTCGGCGTCACCGGCGGCGTCGACCTCTTTAGCTTCTGA
- a CDS encoding glycerate kinase type-2 family protein — MGGIDVRHRSALERSPAHEVALECLLAGIEAAQPAACVERRVTCCDGSLVADGIDGIDSADGESRYDLESFDDVVIVGGGNAAGGFAAALEAELGDRLDAGVVVTDDPAPTDVVDVLPGEHPTPSRDGVHSTRRVLEVADTAGANDLVVAVVTGGASSLLAAPAGSLSLADLQAVTDALLAVGAPIAELNAVRKHCSAIKGGYLAREAAPATVCTIALSDVVGDRPSVIGSGPTVPDETTYDDALEVLERYDLGDRIPDTVRDHLESGAGGEHPETPTAGDPAFDRTRTHVVGRNHTALEAAQSVALERGYEPLILSSRVRGEAREAALTQVAIAEECRATGTPVEPPAVILSGGETTVSVSGRDGTGGPNQEFVTSGALGFADGTRSVDGVVVAGVDTDGVDGPTDAAGAIADADTISESAGRTALDDHDVYSLLEDADALVRTGPTGTNVSDLRVIVLESVDDA; from the coding sequence ATGGGAGGAATCGACGTTCGACATCGCAGCGCCCTCGAGCGCTCGCCAGCTCACGAGGTGGCACTCGAGTGTCTGCTCGCAGGGATCGAGGCAGCCCAGCCAGCGGCGTGCGTCGAGCGGCGGGTCACGTGCTGCGACGGCAGCCTCGTCGCGGACGGCATCGACGGAATCGACAGTGCCGACGGTGAGAGCCGATACGATCTCGAGTCGTTCGACGACGTCGTGATCGTCGGCGGCGGTAACGCAGCAGGCGGCTTTGCGGCGGCGCTCGAGGCCGAACTCGGCGATCGTCTCGACGCCGGCGTCGTCGTTACGGACGATCCCGCACCGACGGACGTCGTCGACGTGCTCCCCGGAGAGCATCCGACGCCGAGCCGGGATGGCGTCCACAGCACCCGCCGGGTGCTCGAGGTGGCCGACACAGCGGGAGCGAACGACCTCGTCGTCGCGGTGGTTACCGGCGGGGCGAGTTCCCTGCTCGCGGCACCCGCCGGGTCGCTCTCGCTCGCCGACCTGCAGGCCGTCACCGACGCTTTGCTCGCGGTCGGTGCACCGATCGCAGAACTCAACGCCGTCCGCAAGCACTGCTCGGCGATCAAAGGTGGCTACCTCGCGCGTGAAGCGGCCCCTGCGACCGTCTGTACAATCGCACTGAGCGACGTGGTCGGCGACCGCCCCAGCGTGATCGGGAGCGGCCCCACGGTCCCCGACGAGACGACGTACGACGACGCCCTCGAGGTCCTCGAGCGGTACGACCTCGGTGACCGGATTCCGGATACGGTTCGCGACCACCTCGAGTCCGGGGCGGGTGGCGAACACCCCGAGACGCCCACCGCCGGGGATCCGGCGTTCGATCGGACCCGGACCCACGTCGTCGGGAGAAACCACACGGCACTCGAGGCAGCGCAATCGGTCGCCCTCGAGCGCGGGTACGAGCCACTGATCCTCTCCTCGCGCGTCCGTGGCGAAGCGCGCGAGGCGGCCCTGACGCAGGTCGCGATCGCCGAAGAGTGCCGGGCCACGGGGACGCCCGTCGAACCACCCGCCGTGATCCTCTCGGGCGGTGAAACCACGGTGTCCGTCTCTGGCAGGGACGGAACCGGCGGCCCGAACCAGGAGTTCGTCACGAGTGGCGCACTCGGGTTCGCCGACGGTACCCGTAGCGTAGACGGCGTCGTCGTCGCGGGCGTCGACACCGATGGCGTCGACGGGCCGACCGACGCTGCCGGTGCGATCGCCGACGCCGACACCATCTCCGAATCGGCGGGGCGAACGGCTCTCGACGACCACGACGTGTACTCGCTGCTCGAGGATGCTGACGCACTCGTTCGAACCGGGCCGACCGGAACGAACGTCAGCGACCTCCGGGTGATCGTCCTCGAGTCGGTTGACGATGCGTGA
- a CDS encoding sugar phosphate isomerase/epimerase family protein produces the protein MHVGVHTPPLADESIDDAVAYLSERGIDAIEPGVGGHPGEDHVEREAYLDDEEAQAELRSLLEGHEMEISALATHNNPLHPDDERAERADTHLREGIRLAAQLEVDAITCFSGLPAGGPNDEVPNWITAPWPPEQAEALEYQWEVAVEYWDELAEYADDHGVDVAIEMHPNMLVSDPHSMLRLREETGDRICTNFDPSHLYWQGISVLDAIRLLGDHDAIAHVHAKDTRIYDAVAREKGVLDTTPYPDEPNRSWIFRTVGYGHDTSHWKDVVSTLRMAGYDGALSIEHEDSLLSSREGLEKAIALLEEAIFHTQPGDAEWAE, from the coding sequence ATGCACGTCGGAGTCCACACCCCACCGCTGGCCGACGAATCCATCGACGACGCCGTCGCGTACCTTTCCGAGCGGGGCATCGACGCGATCGAACCCGGCGTCGGCGGCCACCCGGGCGAGGACCACGTAGAACGCGAGGCGTACCTCGACGACGAGGAGGCACAGGCAGAGCTGCGGTCGCTACTCGAGGGCCACGAGATGGAGATCAGTGCCCTCGCGACCCACAACAACCCGCTGCACCCGGACGACGAACGCGCCGAACGCGCGGATACGCACCTCCGGGAGGGGATCCGGCTCGCCGCACAGCTCGAGGTCGACGCCATCACCTGCTTCTCTGGCTTGCCCGCCGGTGGCCCGAACGACGAGGTACCGAACTGGATCACCGCACCGTGGCCGCCCGAGCAGGCCGAGGCGCTCGAGTACCAGTGGGAGGTCGCCGTCGAATACTGGGACGAACTCGCCGAGTACGCCGACGACCACGGCGTCGACGTGGCGATCGAGATGCACCCGAACATGCTCGTCTCCGACCCGCACAGCATGCTCCGGTTACGCGAGGAAACGGGCGACCGAATCTGTACGAACTTCGACCCCTCGCACCTCTACTGGCAGGGAATCTCGGTGCTCGACGCGATCAGGTTGCTCGGCGACCACGACGCCATCGCCCACGTCCACGCCAAGGACACCCGGATCTACGACGCCGTCGCCCGCGAGAAAGGCGTCCTCGACACGACGCCGTATCCTGACGAACCGAACCGGTCGTGGATCTTCCGCACCGTCGGTTACGGCCACGACACCTCCCACTGGAAGGACGTCGTCTCGACGCTCCGCATGGCCGGCTACGACGGCGCACTGAGTATCGAACACGAAGACTCCCTCCTGAGTTCGCGCGAAGGTCTCGAGAAGGCCATCGCGTTGCTCGAGGAGGCAATCTTCCACACGCAACCTGGTGACGCCGAGTGGGCCGAGTGA
- the rdfA gene encoding rod-determining factor RdfA, translating into MSERTTDAAAESSCGCKVGRVGDRYALGELDDELVRYWTDPSDDRYSTRELATHVNQRILETALEEAGLQLKDGEVENMYRLLTDDDVSSGTQVQTRKELERDGVDIEDVERDFVSHQTVYNHLRNCLEAELQTPSDEERLERSRDKLGALRNRTGAVTEDTIAQLERNDVLDIGEFDVLVTVTVTCKDCRQQYTVRDLLEQGGCDCNSE; encoded by the coding sequence GTGAGTGAACGAACCACCGACGCAGCCGCAGAATCGTCGTGTGGGTGCAAGGTCGGACGCGTCGGCGACCGGTACGCCCTCGGCGAACTGGACGACGAACTCGTGCGATACTGGACCGATCCGTCCGACGACCGCTACAGCACGCGGGAACTTGCGACCCACGTCAACCAGCGCATCCTCGAGACGGCACTCGAAGAGGCGGGCCTCCAGCTCAAAGACGGTGAGGTCGAGAACATGTACCGCCTGCTAACCGACGACGACGTCAGCAGCGGGACCCAGGTTCAGACCAGAAAGGAACTCGAGCGCGACGGCGTGGACATCGAGGACGTCGAACGCGACTTCGTCTCTCACCAGACCGTCTACAACCACCTGCGAAACTGTCTCGAGGCCGAACTCCAGACACCGTCGGACGAGGAGCGACTCGAGCGCAGCCGCGACAAACTCGGTGCGCTTCGCAATCGAACGGGCGCGGTCACCGAGGACACCATCGCCCAGCTCGAGCGCAACGACGTGCTCGACATCGGCGAGTTCGACGTGCTGGTCACCGTCACCGTGACCTGCAAGGACTGCCGACAGCAGTACACCGTCCGGGACCTGCTCGAGCAGGGCGGCTGTGACTGCAATTCTGAGTGA
- a CDS encoding thiolase family protein: MTQHSAVIVDAVRTPFGKRGGSFSDTHPQDLAAEPLRALEQRNGFEPETIEDVIYGCVTPVDEQGLNIGRLAPMVAGWGDVVPGVQLNRMCGSGQQAVNFAGANLMAGQHDVLIAGGVEHMTRVPMGSDGSGVTDTYFEYFDELTTQGEGAERIAEQWGFSRSELDELAADSQQRWGEAWEEGRYDDQVVPVETELEGESIVVEEDEHPRPETDVETLSNLPLSFREEGEGFHHPGNSSGIVDGSSALLLATEEAAEKHGWEPMARIVQTEVVGVDPVTMLTGPIPATEQVLEKADMDIEEIDLFEVNEAFASVVAAWLEETGVSWEDVNVNGGAIAHGHPLGATGAMLLTKLAHELERTGADTALSTMCIGFGQGVATIIERV; the protein is encoded by the coding sequence ATGACACAGCACTCGGCAGTCATCGTCGACGCAGTCCGAACGCCCTTCGGCAAGCGTGGCGGCTCGTTCAGTGACACCCACCCGCAGGACCTCGCGGCCGAACCCCTGCGGGCACTCGAGCAGCGCAACGGCTTCGAGCCGGAGACGATCGAGGACGTTATCTACGGCTGCGTGACGCCGGTCGACGAGCAAGGACTCAACATCGGCCGGCTCGCGCCGATGGTCGCCGGGTGGGGCGACGTCGTCCCCGGCGTCCAGCTCAACCGGATGTGTGGCTCCGGCCAGCAGGCGGTCAACTTCGCGGGGGCGAACCTCATGGCGGGCCAGCACGACGTCCTGATCGCCGGCGGCGTCGAACACATGACGCGCGTCCCGATGGGCTCCGACGGCAGCGGCGTCACCGACACCTACTTCGAGTACTTCGACGAGCTGACGACACAGGGCGAGGGCGCAGAACGAATCGCCGAGCAGTGGGGATTCAGCCGGTCGGAACTCGACGAACTCGCCGCCGACTCCCAGCAACGCTGGGGCGAGGCCTGGGAGGAGGGCCGTTACGACGATCAGGTCGTTCCCGTCGAGACCGAACTCGAGGGCGAATCCATCGTCGTCGAGGAGGACGAACACCCGCGGCCGGAAACCGACGTCGAGACGCTCTCGAATCTTCCGCTGTCGTTTCGCGAGGAAGGTGAGGGCTTCCACCACCCGGGCAACTCCTCCGGAATCGTCGACGGCTCCTCCGCGCTCCTGCTCGCAACGGAGGAGGCAGCCGAGAAACACGGCTGGGAACCGATGGCCCGGATCGTCCAGACCGAGGTCGTCGGCGTCGATCCCGTCACGATGCTCACCGGCCCGATCCCGGCGACCGAGCAGGTCCTCGAGAAAGCCGACATGGACATCGAGGAGATCGATCTCTTCGAGGTCAACGAGGCGTTCGCCTCGGTCGTCGCCGCCTGGCTCGAAGAGACCGGCGTCTCCTGGGAGGACGTCAACGTCAACGGTGGGGCGATCGCCCACGGTCACCCGCTCGGGGCGACCGGCGCGATGCTCCTGACGAAACTGGCCCACGAACTCGAGCGCACCGGGGCTGACACCGCCCTCTCGACGATGTGCATCGGGTTCGGGCAGGGTGTGGCAACGATCATCGAGCGCGTCTGA
- a CDS encoding acyl-CoA dehydrogenase family protein — MSISGTGGVSFDVDDETALILESLEEFVAQEVEPLEEDLDDLLTNPRRGYHEDGRLTDELLEAREEVRRRSAEAGFYAMNLPEEAGGQGVPPVTWYRAKKRLASKGPGLARHVLAGPEGPKPLLLQAAGEQVERYLEPAIRAEKSTAFAQTEPGVGSDSPNMETTARKEGDEWVLNGRKQWITNAPYADFIQVFARTTPQEEAGRYGGITCFILERGEYEVGSYNNVVGAPGSQAEIHLDDVRVTDERVLGEVDGAFYAAMEFLSLGRLELGAEAVGFSEFLLERATEYANQRQAFGEPIGSFQQVSAKLARGRAKTYAADAAGLKLAWKVGRDERTVMDSSILKWFATNVFWEIADAAVQIHGANGLAEENPYMGLLHQARILRIVEGTDEIQLNTIASQMGIGGE, encoded by the coding sequence ATGTCAATTAGTGGCACTGGTGGTGTCAGTTTCGACGTCGACGACGAGACCGCACTGATCCTCGAGAGCCTCGAGGAGTTCGTCGCACAGGAGGTCGAACCGCTCGAGGAGGACCTCGATGATCTGCTGACCAACCCCCGGAGGGGGTATCACGAGGACGGTCGGCTCACCGACGAGTTGCTCGAGGCCCGTGAGGAAGTACGCCGACGATCCGCCGAGGCCGGATTCTACGCGATGAACTTGCCCGAGGAGGCCGGTGGGCAAGGCGTCCCGCCGGTCACGTGGTACCGGGCGAAAAAACGACTCGCGAGCAAGGGCCCGGGCCTCGCACGGCACGTCCTCGCCGGTCCGGAGGGACCGAAACCGCTCCTGTTGCAGGCAGCGGGCGAGCAGGTCGAGCGCTACCTCGAGCCAGCGATCCGGGCCGAGAAGTCGACGGCGTTCGCCCAGACCGAACCCGGCGTCGGCTCGGACTCGCCGAACATGGAGACCACGGCGCGCAAGGAGGGCGACGAGTGGGTCCTGAACGGCCGCAAGCAGTGGATCACGAACGCACCCTATGCGGATTTCATCCAGGTGTTCGCCCGGACGACGCCCCAGGAAGAGGCCGGCCGATACGGCGGCATCACCTGTTTCATCCTCGAGCGCGGCGAGTACGAGGTCGGCTCGTACAACAACGTCGTCGGCGCGCCGGGATCGCAGGCCGAGATCCACCTCGACGACGTCCGGGTCACCGACGAGCGGGTTCTCGGCGAGGTCGACGGCGCGTTCTACGCCGCGATGGAGTTCCTCTCGCTCGGCCGCCTCGAGCTCGGCGCTGAGGCCGTCGGCTTCAGCGAGTTCCTGCTCGAGCGGGCGACCGAGTACGCGAACCAGCGGCAGGCCTTCGGCGAGCCGATCGGGAGCTTCCAGCAGGTTTCGGCGAAGCTGGCACGGGGGCGTGCGAAGACCTACGCGGCCGATGCCGCGGGTCTCAAACTCGCCTGGAAGGTCGGCCGCGACGAACGGACGGTGATGGACTCGTCGATCCTGAAGTGGTTCGCCACGAACGTCTTCTGGGAGATCGCCGACGCGGCCGTCCAGATCCACGGCGCGAACGGACTGGCGGAGGAAAACCCCTACATGGGACTGCTCCACCAGGCGCGCATCCTGCGGATCGTCGAGGGAACCGACGAGATCCAGCTCAACACCATCGCCTCGCAGATGGGAATCGGGGGTGAGTGA
- a CDS encoding long-chain fatty acid--CoA ligase, giving the protein MRVQLTLDKLLERAVDLFPERELVTKLPDGSVHRYTYADAYGRICQLAHALDGLELEAGARVGVVATNHYRHFELYFGPACSGRSIHMCNMRLPDHHFVHTIEDADDEVLFVDPWLLEKVEANADDLESVEQFVVLGEEVPETDLEPVVAYEDLLEGHPTEYEWPDVDETAEYGMCHTSGTTGLPKGVPYTHRAMYLHSIMCGHTDANGIGESDVVLPVVPMFHANGWGLPYAATFVGAKQVFPSVHTDPEAIATLIDEEEVTFSAAVPTIWLEMAEFLDENPDVDISNIERLTVGGSAPPESLIRKYDEEYDAPIIQGWGMTETSPLGTLSTLRKEVAELPAEERDEYRAMAGFPVPGMQVRIVDDDGDEVPRDGETMGELQVRSPWVTDRYHDRPDETEASVTEDGYLKTGDVAVRNELGYVDVVDRDTDMIKSGGEWISSVQLENELMAHEDVAEASVVAVDHERWQERPLAVVVPTDGASPTADDLEDHLAETFPSWWLPDAYEVIEEIPKTSTGKFDKKRLRDRFDVVLEAESDAEAPPEAEPSSHDDADAPEL; this is encoded by the coding sequence ATGCGTGTACAGTTAACACTCGACAAGTTACTCGAGCGCGCAGTCGACCTCTTTCCCGAGCGAGAACTGGTGACGAAACTGCCCGACGGAAGCGTCCACCGGTACACCTACGCGGACGCCTACGGGCGAATCTGCCAGCTCGCACACGCGTTAGACGGCCTCGAACTCGAGGCGGGTGCCCGCGTCGGCGTCGTTGCGACGAACCACTATCGGCACTTCGAACTGTACTTCGGGCCAGCGTGCTCGGGCCGGTCGATCCACATGTGCAACATGCGGCTGCCGGACCACCACTTCGTCCACACCATCGAGGACGCTGACGACGAGGTGCTGTTCGTCGATCCGTGGCTACTCGAGAAAGTCGAGGCGAACGCCGACGACCTCGAGAGCGTCGAGCAGTTCGTCGTCCTCGGCGAGGAAGTTCCCGAGACCGACCTCGAGCCCGTGGTGGCGTACGAGGACCTGCTCGAGGGCCACCCGACGGAGTACGAGTGGCCCGACGTCGACGAGACGGCCGAGTACGGGATGTGCCACACCTCTGGGACGACGGGGCTACCGAAGGGCGTCCCGTACACCCACCGGGCGATGTACCTCCACAGCATCATGTGCGGGCACACCGACGCCAACGGGATCGGCGAGTCGGACGTGGTTCTCCCCGTCGTGCCGATGTTCCACGCCAACGGCTGGGGGCTGCCTTACGCCGCGACGTTCGTCGGCGCGAAGCAGGTCTTCCCGTCCGTTCACACCGACCCCGAAGCGATCGCCACCCTGATCGACGAGGAGGAGGTCACCTTCTCGGCCGCGGTACCAACAATCTGGCTCGAGATGGCCGAATTCCTGGACGAGAATCCCGACGTCGACATCTCGAACATCGAGCGACTGACCGTCGGTGGCTCTGCTCCACCGGAGTCACTCATCCGGAAGTACGACGAAGAGTACGACGCGCCCATCATCCAGGGGTGGGGGATGACCGAGACCTCGCCACTCGGGACGCTCAGCACCCTCCGGAAGGAGGTCGCGGAACTCCCGGCCGAGGAACGCGACGAGTACCGGGCGATGGCCGGGTTCCCCGTGCCGGGAATGCAGGTCCGCATCGTCGACGACGATGGTGACGAAGTCCCCCGGGACGGCGAGACGATGGGCGAGTTGCAGGTCCGCAGCCCATGGGTGACCGACCGGTACCACGACCGCCCCGACGAGACCGAGGCGTCGGTCACCGAGGACGGCTACCTGAAGACCGGCGACGTCGCCGTCCGGAACGAACTGGGATACGTCGACGTCGTCGATCGCGACACGGACATGATCAAGTCCGGCGGCGAGTGGATCTCGTCGGTCCAGCTCGAGAACGAGCTGATGGCTCACGAGGACGTCGCCGAAGCCTCCGTCGTCGCGGTCGATCACGAACGCTGGCAGGAGCGGCCACTCGCCGTGGTCGTCCCGACCGACGGGGCCAGTCCCACCGCCGACGACCTCGAGGACCACCTCGCAGAGACGTTCCCCTCGTGGTGGCTGCCCGACGCCTACGAGGTGATCGAGGAGATTCCGAAGACTTCCACTGGAAAGTTCGACAAGAAGCGACTGCGCGACCGGTTCGACGTGGTACTCGAGGCCGAGAGCGATGCCGAGGCCCCGCCCGAGGCCGAGCCCAGCTCTCACGACGACGCGGACGCGCCCGAACTCTGA